One region of Sporohalobacter salinus genomic DNA includes:
- the hisD gene encoding histidinol dehydrogenase, giving the protein MIKLINTKRSKVEKELDNILTRSSFDDPEKLEKVDHILNDIQNNGDEAILNYTAKFDGVKLSKEGILVSPEEIEAAYQQVDKEFLAALETAINNIKDFHKRQKRENWMNVDDDGVMLGQVIRPLESVGLYVPGGTAAYPSSVLMTGIPAKVAEVDEVVMVSPPAKSGKMNPYTLVAADKIDIDKIYKVGGAQAVGAVAFGTETVPKVDKIVGPGNIYVTLAKKLAYGYVDIDMLAGPSEVLVLADNTAVPKHVAADLLSQAEHDSMASSVLVTDSKELAVAVKEEVEKQLTELSRRDIAAQALEEYGAIILTDNLTEAVKITNRFAPEHLEVAVDKPFQLLGKIRNAGAIFLGHYSAEPLGDYIAGPNHVLPTGGSARFYSSLNLDDFIKKSSIVSYSKEGLAKVKDKAIKLAEVEGLDAHANSVKVRFED; this is encoded by the coding sequence ATGATTAAGCTAATTAATACTAAAAGATCGAAAGTAGAGAAAGAATTAGATAATATTTTAACCCGTTCTTCTTTTGATGATCCTGAAAAATTAGAAAAAGTAGATCATATATTGAATGATATTCAGAACAATGGCGATGAAGCGATACTGAATTATACTGCTAAATTTGATGGAGTAAAACTGAGTAAAGAAGGAATCCTGGTAAGTCCAGAGGAGATAGAAGCTGCTTACCAGCAAGTAGATAAAGAATTTTTAGCTGCTTTAGAGACAGCAATTAATAATATTAAGGATTTTCATAAGCGTCAAAAAAGGGAAAACTGGATGAATGTTGATGATGATGGAGTAATGTTAGGACAGGTGATTCGACCTTTAGAAAGTGTAGGTTTATATGTGCCTGGGGGAACTGCTGCTTATCCATCTTCAGTCTTAATGACTGGAATTCCAGCTAAGGTTGCCGAAGTGGATGAAGTAGTTATGGTCTCGCCGCCAGCTAAGTCAGGTAAGATGAATCCCTATACATTAGTAGCAGCTGACAAAATAGATATAGATAAAATTTATAAAGTAGGTGGGGCTCAGGCAGTAGGGGCAGTAGCTTTTGGAACTGAAACAGTGCCAAAGGTAGATAAGATAGTAGGGCCCGGAAATATATATGTTACTTTAGCCAAAAAGTTAGCTTATGGATATGTTGATATCGATATGTTAGCTGGTCCTAGTGAAGTACTGGTTTTAGCAGATAATACAGCAGTACCTAAACATGTAGCTGCTGATCTTCTATCTCAAGCTGAACATGATTCCATGGCTTCTTCGGTTTTAGTAACTGATTCAAAAGAATTGGCTGTAGCTGTAAAAGAAGAAGTTGAAAAGCAATTAACTGAATTATCACGGCGGGATATAGCTGCTCAAGCTCTTGAAGAATATGGAGCAATAATCTTGACAGATAATTTAACAGAAGCAGTTAAGATTACTAACCGTTTTGCTCCTGAACATTTAGAAGTTGCTGTTGATAAACCGTTCCAATTATTAGGTAAGATTAGGAATGCCGGTGCAATCTTTTTAGGTCATTATTCGGCTGAACCACTTGGTGATTACATAGCTGGGCCGAATCATGTTTTACCGACAGGAGGGTCAGCTCGGTTTTATTCTTCTTTGAATCTGGATGATTTTATTAAAAAGTCTAGTATTGTATCTTATTCGAAAGAAGGATTAGCTAAGGTAAAGGATAAAGCCATTAAATTAGCAGAGGTAGAAGGGCTAGATGCTCATGCTAATTCAGTTAAAGTTCGGTTTGAAGATTAA
- the hisB gene encoding imidazoleglycerol-phosphate dehydratase HisB, whose protein sequence is MREAEIKRQTSETEIDLKLNLDGDGSSEIETGIPFLDHMLELFSKHGLFNLELKAKGDLEIDAHHTVEDIGICLGRGIHKAIGDKAGINRYGTEYVPMDEALVSVSLDLSGRAYLAYGLELTRDKVGNFDTELVIEFMRAVVQNGGLNLHLRQLAGQNTHHIIEAAFKAFGRALRKAVKQDERIVGVMSTKDKLE, encoded by the coding sequence ATGAGAGAAGCTGAAATTAAACGTCAAACTTCGGAAACAGAAATTGATCTTAAGTTGAATTTGGATGGAGACGGCAGCAGTGAGATAGAAACAGGAATACCGTTTTTAGATCATATGTTGGAGTTATTCAGTAAACACGGTTTATTCAATCTTGAGCTTAAGGCTAAAGGAGATTTAGAAATTGATGCTCATCATACAGTGGAAGATATAGGTATCTGTCTAGGGCGTGGGATTCACAAAGCTATAGGAGATAAAGCAGGAATTAATCGATATGGAACTGAATATGTACCTATGGATGAAGCCTTAGTTTCAGTTTCGCTGGATTTAAGCGGTAGGGCTTATCTAGCTTATGGATTAGAATTAACACGTGATAAGGTAGGTAATTTTGATACTGAGCTAGTAATAGAATTTATGCGGGCTGTAGTACAGAATGGTGGCCTAAATCTTCATCTTCGCCAGTTAGCAGGCCAAAATACACATCATATTATTGAAGCAGCTTTTAAAGCTTTTGGTCGTGCTTTGCGAAAAGCAGTAAAGCAGGATGAACGAATAGTTGGAGTTATGTCTACAAAGGATAAGTTGGAGTAA
- the hisH gene encoding imidazole glycerol phosphate synthase subunit HisH has protein sequence MISIIDYGMGNLRSVQKGFEKVGFSAEITSNPEKIIDADGVVLPGVGAFGDAMNNLRGAGLIGVINKVIEQETPFLGICLGLHLLFSTSEEWGRQKGLDIISGKVVKFSDAFDKKIPHMGWNQLEVKKSTDLFKELESGFFQYFVHSYYVVPDDDSVIATTTEYGIEFVSSIQKNNIYAVQYHPEKSSKKGLQILHNFGELI, from the coding sequence ATGATTAGTATTATAGATTACGGTATGGGAAATTTACGCAGTGTCCAAAAAGGATTTGAAAAGGTAGGTTTTTCTGCTGAAATAACTTCAAATCCTGAAAAGATAATTGATGCTGATGGAGTAGTCCTGCCAGGGGTTGGTGCCTTTGGTGATGCTATGAATAATTTAAGAGGGGCAGGATTAATTGGAGTAATTAATAAGGTAATTGAACAGGAGACTCCATTTTTAGGAATCTGTCTGGGACTACATTTACTTTTTTCGACTAGTGAAGAGTGGGGGAGACAGAAAGGATTAGATATTATATCAGGAAAAGTAGTAAAATTTTCTGATGCTTTTGATAAAAAGATTCCTCATATGGGGTGGAATCAGCTTGAAGTAAAAAAATCGACAGATCTTTTTAAAGAATTAGAATCGGGCTTTTTTCAATATTTTGTTCATTCTTATTATGTGGTGCCGGATGATGATTCAGTAATAGCTACTACTACTGAATATGGAATAGAGTTTGTTTCTAGTATTCAAAAGAATAATATTTATGCTGTTCAGTATCATCCAGAGAAGAGTAGTAAAAAAGGGTTACAGATTTTGCATAATTTTGGAGAGTTGATATAA
- the hisA gene encoding 1-(5-phosphoribosyl)-5-[(5-phosphoribosylamino)methylideneamino]imidazole-4-carboxamide isomerase produces MDVIPAIDIKDGECVRLYKGDFEQKTVYGQPLEMAELWKSKGATRLHIVDLDGALDGKPQNLDLISEIVDRVKLPLQVGGGIRDLAIIENYLNIGVERVIIGTAAIENPDLVVSAIDNFGSERIVVGIDAKNGYVATEGWLETSDTTAVELGKAMQQSGVKRVVFTDISKDGTLTGPNIESTKELAHKTDLKVIASGGVSKLTDIEALIALEKFGVEGVITGKALYSNNLDLKAAINLASGQD; encoded by the coding sequence ATGGATGTTATTCCGGCAATAGATATCAAAGATGGAGAATGTGTTCGACTTTATAAAGGAGATTTTGAACAGAAGACAGTTTATGGTCAGCCTTTGGAGATGGCTGAATTATGGAAATCTAAAGGAGCTACAAGACTACATATTGTTGATTTAGATGGAGCGTTAGATGGTAAACCACAGAATCTAGATCTCATTTCTGAAATTGTAGATAGAGTAAAATTACCACTGCAGGTAGGAGGCGGGATTCGGGATTTAGCCATAATAGAGAATTATTTAAATATTGGAGTTGAACGGGTGATTATTGGTACGGCAGCAATAGAGAATCCCGATTTAGTAGTGAGTGCAATTGATAACTTTGGTAGTGAACGAATAGTTGTTGGTATTGATGCTAAAAATGGTTATGTAGCTACCGAAGGTTGGTTAGAAACTTCTGATACTACTGCTGTAGAATTAGGAAAAGCTATGCAACAGAGTGGAGTTAAACGGGTTGTTTTTACAGATATCAGTAAAGACGGAACGCTGACTGGGCCTAATATCGAGAGTACTAAGGAGCTAGCTCATAAGACTGACCTTAAAGTTATAGCATCTGGAGGAGTTTCTAAATTAACTGATATTGAGGCTTTAATTGCTTTAGAAAAGTTTGGGGTTGAAGGAGTAATTACTGGGAAAGCCCTTTATAGTAATAATTTAGATTTAAAAGCAGCGATTAATTTAGCTAGTGGTCAAGATTAA
- the hisF gene encoding imidazole glycerol phosphate synthase subunit HisF: MLAKRIIPCLDVDKGRVVKGVNFVGLRDAGDPVELASFYDQAGADELVFLDITASAEKRETMLKVVERTSEEVFIPFTIGGGIRTIGDMRRLLKAGADKTSINSAAVKNPKLIAKGAKKFGSQCIVVAIDAKRTENNSGWEVYTHGGRKATGLDAVEWAKKVENLGAGEILLTSMDSDGTKDGYDNQLNVTISNQVDIPVIASGGAGSPKDILNAFIEGKADAALAASIFHFDEYSIKEVKNYLQQKGVVVRS; the protein is encoded by the coding sequence GTGTTAGCTAAACGAATCATTCCTTGTCTTGATGTAGATAAAGGCCGAGTAGTAAAAGGTGTTAATTTTGTTGGACTTAGAGATGCCGGTGATCCAGTAGAATTAGCTTCTTTCTATGACCAAGCAGGAGCTGATGAATTAGTTTTTTTAGATATTACGGCTTCAGCAGAAAAGAGAGAAACTATGCTTAAAGTAGTAGAGCGGACTTCAGAAGAAGTATTTATTCCTTTTACAATTGGAGGCGGTATTAGAACAATTGGTGATATGCGGCGGCTTTTAAAGGCTGGTGCTGACAAAACTTCCATTAATTCAGCAGCAGTTAAGAATCCGAAGTTGATTGCTAAAGGGGCTAAAAAGTTTGGTAGTCAATGTATTGTAGTAGCTATAGATGCTAAGCGTACAGAGAATAATTCAGGCTGGGAAGTATATACTCATGGTGGTCGTAAGGCTACAGGTTTAGATGCGGTTGAGTGGGCTAAAAAAGTAGAAAATTTAGGAGCAGGTGAAATTTTGCTAACCAGTATGGATTCTGACGGAACTAAAGACGGCTATGATAATCAATTAAATGTTACTATTTCTAATCAAGTAGATATTCCTGTAATTGCTTCTGGTGGGGCAGGAAGTCCGAAAGATATCTTGAATGCTTTTATTGAGGGGAAAGCTGATGCGGCTTTAGCTGCTTCTATTTTTCATTTTGATGAATATTCAATTAAAGAGGTTAAAAACTATTTACAACAGAAGGGGGTAGTAGTAAGGTCATGA
- the hisIE gene encoding bifunctional phosphoribosyl-AMP cyclohydrolase/phosphoribosyl-ATP diphosphatase HisIE has protein sequence MSYLTDLKFNDNGLLPAIVQDVETDEVLMMAYMNQEAVTKTIETGYTWFWSRSRQKLWKKGESSGHLQQVEEVNLDCDGDTLLVKVQQTGGACHTGHYSCFHRELNANEKFEVIDKEVFDPDEVYGEKENETFEQETESQLVPKNNLPQILQKVYQVVEERKQNPVENSYTCYLFDEGLDKILKKVGEEATEVVIASKNGEDEEIIAEIADLLYHLLVLLNYHKINLDQVYNELANRFER, from the coding sequence ATGAGTTATTTAACTGATCTTAAGTTTAATGATAATGGTTTACTTCCAGCTATTGTTCAGGATGTTGAGACTGATGAGGTTCTGATGATGGCTTATATGAATCAGGAGGCAGTAACTAAGACTATAGAAACTGGTTATACCTGGTTTTGGAGTCGTAGCCGTCAGAAATTATGGAAGAAAGGGGAATCTTCTGGACATTTGCAGCAAGTAGAAGAAGTTAACCTCGATTGTGATGGAGATACATTATTGGTTAAGGTGCAGCAGACTGGAGGTGCCTGTCATACTGGTCATTATTCCTGTTTTCATCGAGAGCTTAATGCCAATGAAAAATTTGAAGTTATAGATAAAGAAGTTTTTGATCCTGATGAAGTTTATGGTGAAAAAGAGAATGAGACTTTTGAGCAGGAAACTGAAAGTCAACTAGTACCAAAGAATAATCTGCCACAGATTTTACAGAAAGTTTATCAGGTAGTGGAAGAGCGCAAACAGAATCCAGTAGAAAATTCTTATACTTGTTATCTTTTTGATGAAGGTTTAGACAAGATATTAAAAAAAGTAGGGGAAGAAGCAACAGAAGTAGTTATTGCTTCTAAAAATGGAGAAGACGAAGAAATCATTGCCGAAATAGCTGATTTATTGTATCATTTATTGGTTTTATTAAATTATCATAAGATTAATTTAGATCAGGTATATAATGAGCTGGCTAATAGATTTGAGAGATAG
- a CDS encoding YicC/YloC family endoribonuclease yields MLRSMTGYGQARIETEECNVIIEIKSVNHKYQKVYLHIPNRFSLLEPKIKQIIEDRVGRGKVDYNLEVENKKEAEVKVSINQTAVKEYITSLKKLKDKFELAGELNINLLTKFDDVLEVEEVEQDVSDIWSEIEEATKEALTDFIEMREKEGSKLFSDLSDRIEKIKDLIEKIEIRIPDMVDKYRSKLKSRLNDLLTDVEVDKERLANEVVIMADKSDVTEELVRLKSHIEQFQETLELDVVEAVGRKLDFIAQEMHREVNTIGSKINDSEISNYVIDLKSEVDKIREQVRNVE; encoded by the coding sequence ATGCTTAGAAGCATGACCGGCTATGGGCAAGCGAGAATAGAAACAGAAGAATGTAATGTAATAATAGAGATAAAATCTGTTAATCATAAATATCAGAAGGTATACTTACATATTCCTAATCGTTTTTCTTTATTGGAGCCTAAAATTAAACAGATTATTGAAGATAGAGTTGGTAGAGGAAAAGTAGATTATAATTTAGAGGTAGAGAATAAAAAAGAAGCTGAAGTAAAAGTAAGTATCAATCAGACGGCAGTTAAAGAATATATTACTTCATTAAAAAAATTGAAGGATAAATTTGAATTAGCCGGTGAATTGAATATTAATCTATTAACAAAATTTGATGATGTTCTAGAAGTGGAAGAGGTAGAACAAGACGTAAGTGATATTTGGTCTGAGATTGAAGAAGCAACGAAAGAAGCTTTAACTGATTTTATAGAGATGAGAGAAAAGGAAGGTAGTAAGCTTTTTTCTGATTTATCAGATAGAATAGAAAAAATCAAAGACTTAATTGAAAAGATAGAAATTAGAATTCCTGATATGGTTGATAAATATAGGTCTAAATTAAAGAGTAGGCTTAATGATTTATTAACCGATGTTGAAGTTGATAAAGAAAGATTAGCCAATGAAGTAGTTATTATGGCTGATAAAAGTGACGTTACAGAGGAATTAGTTAGATTAAAAAGTCATATTGAGCAATTTCAAGAGACATTAGAATTAGATGTAGTAGAAGCAGTAGGAAGAAAATTAGATTTTATTGCCCAAGAGATGCATAGAGAGGTAAATACCATTGGTTCTAAAATAAATGATTCAGAAATTAGTAATTATGTTATAGATTTAAAGAGTGAAGTAGATAAGATTCGAGAACAGGTAAGAAATGTAGAGTGA
- the remA gene encoding extracellular matrix/biofilm regulator RemA, which yields MGVELINIGFGNIAAANRIIAIVSPESAPIKRIIQEARDRGMLVDATYGRRTRAVVITDSDHVILSAVQPETVSQRIDD from the coding sequence ATGGGAGTCGAGTTAATCAATATTGGTTTTGGTAATATTGCGGCAGCTAATCGTATTATTGCAATTGTTAGTCCAGAATCAGCACCAATCAAAAGAATAATTCAAGAGGCTAGAGATCGCGGAATGTTAGTTGATGCTACTTATGGTCGAAGAACTAGAGCAGTAGTAATTACTGACAGTGATCATGTTATTTTATCAGCAGTCCAACCAGAAACAGTATCCCAGCGTATAGACGACTAA
- the gmk gene encoding guanylate kinase codes for MLKSEKGKLIILSGPSAVGKGTVLTSLMADYQNISYSVSATTRPPRVNEEDGTDYFFVSEEEFKEMIEDDEFIEWAKVHGNYYGTPKKYVEDTLEAGQDVILEIDIQGAAQVKEKYQQGVFIFLAPPSLEELEVRIQKRGVDSKETMEIRMKNATEEMKRAKNYDYIVVNDEIDEAVEKVKSIIIAERCKVN; via the coding sequence ATGTTAAAGTCTGAAAAAGGAAAATTAATTATTCTATCGGGCCCTTCAGCTGTAGGAAAGGGTACAGTACTTACGTCATTAATGGCTGACTATCAGAATATATCATATTCTGTTTCTGCTACTACTCGTCCACCTAGGGTTAACGAAGAAGATGGTACTGATTACTTTTTTGTATCAGAAGAAGAATTCAAGGAAATGATAGAAGATGATGAGTTTATAGAGTGGGCAAAGGTACATGGTAATTATTACGGTACGCCCAAAAAGTATGTTGAAGATACTCTGGAAGCTGGGCAGGATGTAATTTTAGAGATAGATATTCAAGGTGCTGCTCAAGTGAAGGAAAAATATCAGCAGGGTGTTTTTATCTTTTTAGCCCCCCCTTCTTTAGAAGAACTAGAAGTTAGAATTCAAAAAAGAGGGGTCGATAGCAAAGAAACTATGGAAATTAGAATGAAGAATGCTACTGAAGAAATGAAACGAGCTAAAAACTATGATTATATAGTTGTTAATGATGAAATTGATGAAGCTGTGGAAAAGGTGAAATCAATTATTATTGCTGAACGTTGTAAGGTAAATTAA
- the rpoZ gene encoding DNA-directed RNA polymerase subunit omega has protein sequence MLAYPHLDELLEKSGAEEYTLVIESAKRARQLNDEEPVVECETNKPVSNALEEIMAGRLKHKSADKE, from the coding sequence ATGTTAGCCTATCCACATTTGGATGAGTTATTGGAGAAGTCTGGTGCTGAGGAGTATACATTAGTAATTGAATCAGCAAAGAGGGCAAGGCAATTAAATGATGAAGAACCAGTAGTTGAGTGTGAAACTAATAAGCCTGTTTCTAATGCTTTAGAAGAAATTATGGCTGGTAGATTGAAACATAAATCAGCTGATAAAGAATAA
- the coaBC gene encoding bifunctional phosphopantothenoylcysteine decarboxylase/phosphopantothenate--cysteine ligase CoaBC, whose translation MHKIKEELENKNILLGVTGGIAAYKALEVVSRLKKLGAEVDVIMTEAAKEFVQPLSFRSLSHNPVIVDMFSEPKQWNVKHISLAEKADICLVAPATANIVGKIANGIADDMLSTTVMATNAPVLLAPAMNCNMYSNPIFQQNLDRLRGLGYYLIKPDAGYLACGTEGKGRLPAPSRIVENVVEQLTKEKDLTGQQVMITAGGTQEPIDPVRFIGNHSSGKMGYAIAREAVKRGAEVTLITASTSLQPPSGIEIIQVETAQQMYESVMKLQVEQDVIIKAAAVADYRPQVVAEDKIKKDESELVIKLERNPDILAELGRVKEEKLLIGFAAESEDLIANAKDKLSRKNLDLIVANDITADDAGFGADTNRVVMISRTDKTELPTLSKEEVANRLLGRIIELLEGTGEKNGD comes from the coding sequence ATGCATAAAATAAAAGAGGAATTGGAGAATAAGAATATATTACTGGGAGTAACCGGAGGGATTGCTGCTTATAAAGCATTAGAAGTAGTAAGTAGATTAAAAAAATTGGGAGCTGAAGTTGATGTGATTATGACTGAGGCAGCAAAAGAATTTGTTCAGCCTTTAAGTTTTCGCTCTTTAAGTCATAATCCAGTAATAGTAGATATGTTTTCTGAACCTAAACAGTGGAATGTTAAGCATATTTCTTTGGCAGAGAAGGCAGATATTTGTTTAGTGGCTCCAGCAACAGCTAATATTGTTGGTAAAATCGCTAATGGAATTGCTGATGACATGTTATCTACTACAGTAATGGCTACTAATGCCCCGGTTCTTTTAGCTCCAGCTATGAACTGTAATATGTATAGTAATCCTATTTTTCAGCAGAATTTGGATAGACTTAGAGGATTAGGCTATTATTTAATTAAACCAGATGCCGGCTATTTAGCTTGTGGGACTGAAGGTAAAGGAAGATTGCCTGCTCCAAGTAGAATCGTAGAGAATGTAGTTGAGCAGTTAACTAAGGAGAAAGATTTAACTGGACAGCAAGTGATGATTACGGCAGGAGGTACTCAGGAACCTATTGATCCAGTAAGATTTATTGGTAACCATTCTTCTGGGAAAATGGGTTATGCTATAGCTAGAGAAGCTGTCAAGCGTGGAGCAGAAGTAACATTAATTACAGCTTCCACATCGCTTCAACCTCCGTCGGGGATTGAAATTATTCAAGTTGAAACTGCTCAACAGATGTATGAAAGTGTAATGAAACTACAGGTTGAGCAGGATGTAATCATTAAAGCAGCTGCTGTTGCTGATTATCGCCCGCAAGTAGTTGCAGAGGATAAGATTAAAAAAGATGAATCTGAGTTAGTAATTAAGTTGGAGCGGAATCCTGATATTTTGGCTGAGTTAGGAAGAGTAAAAGAAGAGAAATTATTAATTGGATTTGCAGCTGAATCAGAAGATTTAATTGCCAATGCGAAAGATAAATTAAGTCGTAAGAACTTAGATTTAATTGTTGCTAACGATATTACTGCTGATGATGCTGGGTTTGGTGCTGATACTAATCGAGTAGTAATGATTAGTAGGACAGACAAAACAGAGTTACCTACTTTATCTAAAGAGGAAGTAGCCAATAGATTATTGGGTCGAATTATTGAACTGTTAGAAGGGACAGGTGAAAAGAATGGAGATTAA
- a CDS encoding S-ribosylhomocysteine lyase, with protein MEIKVESFELDHTKVEAPYVREAGKIETPKGDVIQKYDLRLLQPNEGVVPTGAMHTLEHLLAGYLRERINNIVDISPMGCRTGFYLIVVGSPDVAEVKTALIDSLRKVIKTDEVPATTAKECGNYRDHSLFGAKEYAQEVLNGFKE; from the coding sequence ATGGAGATTAAAGTAGAAAGCTTTGAATTGGACCATACTAAAGTTGAAGCACCTTATGTACGTGAGGCGGGAAAGATTGAGACGCCTAAAGGTGATGTGATCCAAAAATATGATTTACGGTTATTACAACCTAATGAAGGCGTTGTACCAACAGGAGCAATGCATACATTAGAACATCTTTTAGCAGGCTATTTAAGAGAAAGGATAAATAACATAGTTGATATATCGCCAATGGGATGTAGGACAGGTTTTTATTTAATTGTAGTTGGTAGTCCAGATGTTGCCGAAGTGAAAACAGCATTAATTGATTCACTACGAAAAGTTATTAAGACTGATGAAGTTCCAGCAACTACAGCTAAAGAATGTGGTAACTATCGTGACCATTCACTTTTTGGAGCCAAAGAATATGCACAAGAAGTTTTGAATGGATTTAAAGAGTAA
- a CDS encoding ABC transporter substrate-binding protein, with protein MINLINKKIVLGLLILGLIIVTIGCGQQQTSDKKLKIGVIQIVEHPALDAAREGFVDFLAEQGYKEGENVVYDYQNAQGDMSTAQTIAKQFKNNQVDMILAIATPTAQVAANTTSEIPILITAVTDPKAAGLVKDLEKPGTNVTGTSDLTPVGKQLELLTEISPKVKNIGILYNAGETNSVVQAKLAQKKSKELGLNLIEGAVSTSSDVFQVAQTLAGKVDAFYVPTDNTVASAIESVVKVANENNLPLIVGEDELIDRGGLATIGINYYRLGQQTGRMAIKVINGADPAKMPIEYQNKKELVINKEAAKKMDVDLPEDIVEQAQDK; from the coding sequence ATGATAAATTTAATTAACAAAAAAATAGTATTAGGATTATTAATTTTAGGATTAATTATAGTAACAATAGGATGTGGTCAACAGCAAACTAGTGATAAAAAATTAAAGATTGGAGTTATTCAGATTGTAGAACATCCTGCTTTAGATGCTGCTCGAGAAGGATTTGTTGATTTTTTAGCTGAGCAAGGATATAAAGAAGGGGAAAATGTGGTTTATGATTACCAGAATGCTCAGGGGGATATGTCTACAGCTCAGACAATAGCTAAGCAGTTTAAAAATAATCAGGTAGATATGATTTTAGCAATTGCTACCCCTACAGCTCAAGTAGCTGCTAATACTACTTCCGAGATTCCTATTTTGATTACAGCAGTTACTGATCCAAAAGCAGCAGGATTAGTTAAAGATTTAGAGAAACCTGGAACCAATGTAACGGGAACTAGTGATTTAACTCCAGTAGGAAAACAGTTAGAGTTATTAACTGAAATTAGTCCGAAAGTTAAAAATATTGGAATATTATATAATGCAGGAGAGACTAACTCTGTAGTACAAGCTAAGTTAGCTCAAAAGAAATCAAAAGAATTAGGCCTTAACTTAATTGAAGGTGCTGTTAGTACTAGTAGTGATGTCTTTCAGGTAGCTCAAACATTAGCTGGAAAAGTAGATGCTTTCTATGTACCTACTGATAATACAGTAGCGTCAGCAATTGAATCGGTAGTAAAGGTTGCTAATGAAAATAATCTACCATTAATTGTTGGAGAAGATGAATTAATTGATCGAGGCGGATTAGCTACTATTGGAATTAATTATTATCGTTTAGGTCAACAGACTGGAAGAATGGCAATTAAAGTTATTAATGGAGCAGATCCAGCTAAGATGCCGATAGAATATCAAAATAAAAAAGAATTAGTAATAAATAAAGAAGCCGCTAAAAAAATGGATGTAGATTTACCAGAAGATATAGTTGAACAAGCTCAAGATAAATAA
- a CDS encoding ABC transporter permease produces the protein MITWGTLLSSVEQGLVYGIMALGVYLTFRILDFPDLTVDGSFPLGAAVTAKLIVSGVDPILATLIAMLIGAAAGVITGILNTKLKIVGLLAGILTMTALYSINLRIMGKANIPLLKQETVLTKIESLGITGSWQTGVLFLSVIILLKLLIDWFLHTELGLALRATGDNQQMIRSLGVNTDLMIILGLALSNSLVALSGSLVAQYQGFADVGMGIGMIIIGLASVIIGEVVFSDKTIAWATLSVIGGSIVYRLAITIALRLGFAPTDLKIVTAVLVIFALAAPTLKEDFNLNLLSNSSF, from the coding sequence ATGATAACGTGGGGGACATTACTAAGTTCCGTAGAACAAGGGTTAGTTTATGGTATTATGGCTTTAGGTGTTTATCTGACCTTTAGAATTTTAGATTTTCCTGATTTAACTGTAGACGGTAGTTTTCCCTTAGGAGCTGCTGTGACTGCTAAGTTAATTGTTAGTGGAGTAGATCCTATATTAGCTACCTTAATAGCGATGTTAATTGGAGCTGCAGCAGGCGTGATTACTGGAATTTTAAATACTAAATTAAAGATTGTAGGATTATTAGCAGGGATTTTGACAATGACTGCTCTTTATTCTATTAATTTACGCATTATGGGAAAGGCTAATATTCCATTACTTAAGCAAGAGACAGTTTTGACTAAGATAGAATCACTTGGGATTACTGGATCATGGCAGACTGGAGTTTTATTTTTAAGTGTCATTATCCTTTTAAAATTATTGATAGATTGGTTTTTGCATACTGAATTGGGATTGGCTTTAAGAGCAACAGGAGATAATCAGCAGATGATTAGAAGTTTGGGGGTTAATACTGATCTGATGATTATTCTTGGCTTAGCTTTATCCAATTCGTTAGTTGCTCTTTCTGGTTCATTAGTAGCACAATATCAAGGCTTTGCTGATGTTGGAATGGGAATTGGAATGATTATTATCGGTTTGGCTTCGGTAATTATTGGAGAAGTAGTTTTTAGTGATAAAACAATTGCTTGGGCTACTTTAAGTGTAATCGGGGGTTCAATAGTTTATCGTTTAGCTATTACTATTGCTTTGCGTCTAGGTTTTGCACCAACGGATTTAAAAATAGTAACGGCTGTGTTAGTAATTTTTGCTCTGGCAGCACCTACTTTGAAGGAAGATTTTAATTTAAACTTGTTATCAAACAGTAGTTTTTAG